The genomic stretch AAAAAATCGAACCCGCAATAAGGCTGAATTGACCCATACGTGAGTTTGAAAATATAACAGCAAGGATCATAGTGAGTAACCCAAAAATAATAAGATATATGAAAATAGTCTTTTTTGTTGTTAATATTAATAAAAATGTTTCTTTCAAGCGATAGCCCTTTTTTCTATAAGAACCTATGTATGATGTAAGGAAACCTATGGAAATAAATATACACATATTCATAAAACCGGCAAGATGGTTCTTATTTATATATGTACCGTCTACAAAGCCTTTATAATAGATTCTTGTAAACCACAGCAGAGAATCGGAATGATTAAGGTATAAATAAAGGCCATATATTGCTTCAGCAAAGCCAATTACAAAGAAAGCTATAGAAATAATTTTAAGCCAGTTCCCGTCTTTAAGCTTTTTCTCAGGAGGGTTGAAGGTCGTAATAAGAATAAAGACACCCACATAGGCAAACCACTTTAATATAGCTATGGTAGAGGAGTAAAGGCTCAGAGAGAGCAGGAAAATGTTTGCAAAAGTGTTGCGTGTTGCGTGTTGCGTGTTAAGTGTCAGACCGAGTTTCTCATATAAGGCGGCAGTGGAGGGAGAAACAACCTTAATAACCGATAAAGGAATGGGGACTATCTGCAGGAGGGCGATGAGGAGGAAGAGGAAAATTGGCAATAGAAGGAAAAACAATTTAGAATTTAGAATTGAGAATTTAGAATTGGGAACCGGAGATCGCGGAAAACATATATGGAGAAGGAGGAGGGAAAATACGATTATTTCTATTGCAGAATAAGTGATCGTATAAACAGAACCAACGGCCAAGGGGGCACCAATGATGAGGATGATTAACCCGATGAGGATTATGAGGGAAAACATGGAATTTAGAATTTAGAATGTAGAATGTAGAATGTAGAATTTAGAATTTAGAATTTAGAAATTAGAAATTAGAAATTAGAAGACAATAAACAATAACTTAGAAAACAAAACTTAAACCTGAAATTTTCTATAGATCAATTCTGAAATTTTCTATAGATCAATTCTGTTAGATTTGACAGACTTGCCTGTACTTGTAAAAATAGCGAGAAGCTCTGTTGATTCCTGAAGCAACCTATTTAACTCTTCGTTATTAAAGATTCCTAAATCCGATAATATTTCCAACCAATATTGTGTCTCAGAAGCTTCTTTAGTGACGATTCCAATCTATGCATAAAATCATTACGTGATTCTGCACGGTTTGCTTCCCTGTAGTTTGCACCGATCGATGTTCCTGATTTCAGCAATTGATAGCTAATTACTTCATTTATTTTATTTTTCTGGAGTTTTGAAACAAACTTGATCAGTTGAATAGCAAACCTCTTTGTCCTTTCTTCAAGTTCTTTTTTATCCATATATTATTGCCCTTCAGTTCAAATTTCTAATTTCTACATTCTACATTCTACATTCTACATTACAACCTTCATTTCACAAAAAAGCGTGAGAAGAAGCTTGCTTTTATAGGTTTGCCGGCAATAATGTCTGCGGGGAATTCATCAACAAGCTTGAAAGCCAGGTCTATGCCGATAAGGCTTGCTGCGATGTCTCTTGCTGTTGACAGCACCGGCGGTCTTCTTGACGCTGAGTGCGCATCCGAGGCTATAAAATGAACTAAATGTGAGGTTAATAATTCTTCGGAACATCTCTTAATGCTTTGACCAAAGTTTCCTGTCAGGCTCATAGCAGTGAGTTGAACCAAACCTCCTCTTTCTACCCATTCAAAAAGCATACCTATATCCTTTTGTATAACAAGATTCCTTTCAGGATGGGTAAAGATAGGCGTTATGCCCTTTAATTTCAACTTGAACAACCATTCATAGAGATTTGAAGGGATAAGGCTCTCAGGAAATTCAATCATCAAATAACAATTATTATCATTTACTGTCATTGCCTCGCCACGTTCCAACATCTCTTCAATTTCAATATATGTTCCTATACGGACATCTGCCCCCGGAAGTACCTTGAGAGGGATACTGCATTCTGTAAGGTTTCGATTAAGAAGGCCAACTTCCGATAAAATACGTTCCCGATTGCTGAGGTATACCCCGTTACCCGTATGCGGGGTCGCAACAATAGTTTTTATACCGTCATGGGCGGCTATGCGGCACATGTCGATGGATTCTTTCAGGTCTTGCGCGCCATCGTCTATGCCGGGAAGGATATGGGCATGAAGGTCAATCATAGGATAGAACAGCTTGATTTAGAATTTATCATGAACAAATTATGATTTACGGCGAGCGTCTTTATCCAAATCCTTCTTGCTGCCGGTTAAAGACTTGCTTAAAAACGCCCAAATTAAGGATATATGTTTTTCTTTATTTTGCGTATTAATTGATCTTTTCTTATCATCATCCTCAACATAGTAATTTTTATAATAATGGGAATAGTAGTGAGAATAATAGTAATATCCCGACTTATCAATGTCTATATTATTGAGAACGGCGCCCAAAACCCTGGCGTTCACCCCCTGAAGCTGGCCTATACCGCGCATGCCCATTTCTTTTGTGGTTTTTCCACCATGAACAACAAAGATAATTCCATCTGCAAGCCTGCTTAAAACAAGCGCGTCCGTCACCGAGCTGACCGGCGGTGAATCGATTATTATTTTATCGTATAGCCCTTTATACTTTTCTATAGTTTCTTCCATCCTTTTTGACCCGAGAAGCTCTGCCGGATTAGGAGGGATAGGTCCGCTTGTAATAACGCTTAATTTATCATGTATTGCAGAAGGCCTGATGTTTGCTTCTTCTCCTACAATAATATTGCTCAACCCCTTCAGGTTGTCAAAACTAAGAAGCTTATTGATTGAAGGCCTGCGAAGGTCTGCGTCTATCAACAACACAGAGTCGCCTGCATGCGCCATTATAAGGGCAGTATTTACTGCAATAAAAGATTTCCCTTCCTGCGGAACAATACTTGTAACCAATATTATTTTCGGAGGATTTTCAGGAAATGAAAATAAAATAGCGGTCCTGAGGCTCCTGAAGGCCTCTGAAATAGTTGATTTTGGTTTATGGTGTACAATAAGACTGGCCTGCTTGACGTGCTCTCCAACTTCTTCTTCAAAATTGATTGCAGGGATAATGGCAAGATTCGGAACACCAAGGTATTTTTTAATATCGTCAGGGGTTTTGATCGTATTATCAAGGTATTCAAGAAAAAAAGCAAGACCAATTCCCATAAATAATCCCACAATTATTGACAGCATAATATTTTGCATCTTTTTCGGTCTTGCTGATGATCTTGGAACCTCAGCCACATCAACAACCCTGACATTGGTAGTACCTAACTCTTGCGTTACCGAGGTCTCTTTTAATCTTTTAAGTATGTTTTCATAAAGCTCACGGTTTTTTTCTACTTCACGCAATAAAACGCCATATTGGATAGAACGTTCACTCAGTTTTTGAGTCTCTGTTTTTTGCCCCTCCAGGGCGCCCCGTGCGCTTGCCTCCCTGGCTCTTGCGATTGCGTATTCATTCTTAATAGAACTTAATACTTGTTTCGCTTCATCTTTAATCTTTTGCCGCATAGAATCAATTTCTTGCTTTAACTGGATCATCCTTGGATGTTTTTCACCATATTTTTGGGAGAGTTCAGACACCTGGGCTGTCAATTTTGCTTCGTTTTCCCTGAGTCTCTGGACAAGGTAGCTGTTGTTTATCTGGGGAATGGACTCATAACTTGCGCCTTTAGATAAAAGATCCTGCACCTCTCTGTTTTTTGATTCTGCTTCAAGCCGTGCAGTCTGCGCCTGTATAAAGCTTGATGTAAGCCCTGAAAGCCTCTGCATGGCAATATTTTCGCTCTCTTTTTGCCCGGTTGTTTGTGTCAACTGAACAATCCCGTACTTCTCCTTGTAGCCCTGTAATGCCTGTTCAGATTCTTCCAGCCTTATCCGTTGTTCTTCTATCTGTTTGGTCAAAAAATCCTTTGCTTCTGATGAAGTTGTTGTTTTCCATTCCATGCCTTGCAGAATATAATTATTAACCACTGCATTTGTGATATTTGCGGCAAGCTCAGGATCTTTATTTTCAAAATTGATATCTACCAGCCTGCTGTTTCTTATGGGTTCTATTTTAAGATTTCCGAGAATATTGCCCACCAGTCTTCGCTCCAAATCTTTTTTATCCTGTGGACTAATTTTTTCAGATGCATTTGGATTAAATATTTTATTCTGACTGAGGTTGAGAAACCGAATTACTTTTAGCGCAAGCGAACGGCTCTGTAAGATTTTGTATTGAGTCTGATAAAATTCAGTACTGCTTGCATCAACGGGTAAGAGTTCCTGCATATTAAGAAATTTGGGCGCCTCCCTTTCAATAAGAATCCTCGATGTAGCCTTATATATTGGCGTCATGATGAATGAACTGACGGTAACCGTACACAATATAACAAAAAAGAAAATAATTGCCGGCTTC from Pseudomonadota bacterium encodes the following:
- a CDS encoding four helix bundle protein codes for the protein MDKKELEERTKRFAIQLIKFVSKLQKNKINEVISYQLLKSGTSIGANYREANRAESRNDFMHRLESSLKKLLRHNIGWKYYRI
- a CDS encoding tyrosine protein phosphatase, yielding MIDLHAHILPGIDDGAQDLKESIDMCRIAAHDGIKTIVATPHTGNGVYLSNRERILSEVGLLNRNLTECSIPLKVLPGADVRIGTYIEIEEMLERGEAMTVNDNNCYLMIEFPESLIPSNLYEWLFKLKLKGITPIFTHPERNLVIQKDIGMLFEWVERGGLVQLTAMSLTGNFGQSIKRCSEELLTSHLVHFIASDAHSASRRPPVLSTARDIAASLIGIDLAFKLVDEFPADIIAGKPIKASFFSRFFVK
- a CDS encoding polysaccharide biosynthesis tyrosine autokinase, which translates into the protein MNIPMQQKEMHIYDYLQILYKWRKPAIIFFFVILCTVTVSSFIMTPIYKATSRILIEREAPKFLNMQELLPVDASSTEFYQTQYKILQSRSLALKVIRFLNLSQNKIFNPNASEKISPQDKKDLERRLVGNILGNLKIEPIRNSRLVDINFENKDPELAANITNAVVNNYILQGMEWKTTTSSEAKDFLTKQIEEQRIRLEESEQALQGYKEKYGIVQLTQTTGQKESENIAMQRLSGLTSSFIQAQTARLEAESKNREVQDLLSKGASYESIPQINNSYLVQRLRENEAKLTAQVSELSQKYGEKHPRMIQLKQEIDSMRQKIKDEAKQVLSSIKNEYAIARAREASARGALEGQKTETQKLSERSIQYGVLLREVEKNRELYENILKRLKETSVTQELGTTNVRVVDVAEVPRSSARPKKMQNIMLSIIVGLFMGIGLAFFLEYLDNTIKTPDDIKKYLGVPNLAIIPAINFEEEVGEHVKQASLIVHHKPKSTISEAFRSLRTAILFSFPENPPKIILVTSIVPQEGKSFIAVNTALIMAHAGDSVLLIDADLRRPSINKLLSFDNLKGLSNIIVGEEANIRPSAIHDKLSVITSGPIPPNPAELLGSKRMEETIEKYKGLYDKIIIDSPPVSSVTDALVLSRLADGIIFVVHGGKTTKEMGMRGIGQLQGVNARVLGAVLNNIDIDKSGYYYYSHYYSHYYKNYYVEDDDKKRSINTQNKEKHISLIWAFLSKSLTGSKKDLDKDARRKS